One genomic segment of Mesoterricola silvestris includes these proteins:
- a CDS encoding ABC transporter ATP-binding protein: MPLLEALGVGKRYDARWVLRDLDLAVAPGERVALLGPSGCGKTTLLNLLGGLDRPDEGRTLFRGEDLAAAAPARLARLRRECLGTVFQFFHLVPTLTARENVELPLQLLGWARPALEARVAELMEAVDLGGRASAWPREMSGGEMQRVAVARALAARPALLLADEPTGNLDSASGERVLDLLAALTEREGAALVMVTHSDAAASICHRVVRMKDGRILDGAP, translated from the coding sequence ATGCCCCTCCTGGAGGCCCTGGGCGTCGGCAAGCGCTATGACGCGCGGTGGGTGCTCAGGGACCTGGACCTGGCCGTGGCCCCCGGGGAGCGGGTGGCCCTGCTGGGGCCCTCGGGCTGCGGCAAGACCACCCTTTTGAACCTCCTGGGGGGCCTGGACCGCCCCGACGAAGGACGCACCCTCTTCCGGGGCGAGGACCTGGCCGCGGCCGCCCCGGCGCGCCTGGCCCGGCTCCGGCGGGAGTGCCTGGGCACGGTCTTCCAGTTCTTCCACCTGGTGCCCACCCTCACGGCCCGGGAGAACGTGGAACTGCCCCTCCAGCTCCTGGGCTGGGCCCGGCCCGCCCTGGAAGCGCGGGTGGCCGAGCTCATGGAGGCCGTGGACCTGGGGGGCCGGGCCTCGGCCTGGCCCCGGGAGATGTCCGGCGGGGAGATGCAGCGGGTGGCCGTGGCCCGGGCCCTGGCGGCAAGGCCCGCGCTGCTCCTGGCCGACGAACCCACCGGAAACCTGGACAGCGCCAGCGGGGAGCGGGTCCTGGACCTCCTGGCGGCCCTCACGGAACGGGAGGGGGCGGCCCTGGTCATGGTGACCCACTCGGACGCCGCGGCCTCCATCTGCCACCGCGTCGTCCGCATGAAGGACGGCCGGATCCTGGACGGGGCCCCGTGA
- a CDS encoding (2Fe-2S)-binding protein: MAISFRLNGKAVSVEAAGSRMLAYVLRSDLGLTGTKVGCGAGICGACTVVVGGEAVRSCSTPLEAVAGKEVLTIEGLERSGALHALQEAFLAHTAFQCGFCTPGMILNAYALLLKHPRPSREQIAEAMEGNLCRCGTHGRILDAVQDAAKGGAK; encoded by the coding sequence ATGGCCATTTCGTTCCGACTCAACGGGAAGGCGGTGTCGGTGGAGGCCGCCGGTTCCAGGATGCTGGCCTACGTCCTGCGCAGCGACCTCGGCCTCACCGGCACCAAGGTGGGCTGCGGCGCGGGCATCTGCGGCGCGTGCACCGTCGTGGTGGGAGGGGAGGCCGTGCGGTCCTGCTCCACGCCCCTGGAGGCCGTGGCCGGCAAGGAGGTGCTCACCATCGAAGGCCTGGAGCGGTCCGGGGCCCTCCATGCCCTGCAGGAGGCCTTCCTGGCCCACACCGCCTTCCAGTGCGGGTTCTGCACCCCCGGCATGATCCTCAACGCCTACGCCCTGCTCCTCAAGCACCCCAGGCCGAGCCGGGAGCAGATCGCCGAGGCCATGGAAGGAAACCTGTGCCGCTGCGGCACCCACGGGAGGATCCTGGACGCCGTCCAGGACGCCGCGAAGGGAGGTGCGAAATGA